DNA sequence from the Rubripirellula tenax genome:
TGATGTTCGACGGTTGCATCCCCGGTGACGGCAGGTTTTACGAACAATTGTCGAAACGCTCGTATTACTACATGGCCGATAAATGGGAGTTTCGCGAATCGATCGACCAGCTCGCCGATGAACCGAAGGACTCGCGGATTCTAGAGATCGGCTGCGGCAGCGGCGCGTTTCTGGATGCTTGCCGCGACGCATCGTTCACAAACGTCCAGGGCGTTGAATTCAATGAAAAGGCGATCCGTGAGTGCCGTGAAAAGGGGCACTCGGTTCGCAACATCGACTTGGCTTCCCTGGCCGAAGCGGGCGAACAGTTCGATCATATTTTCGCGTTTCAGGTGCTTGAACACGTTCCTGATCCAGACGTGTTCATGAAAACGGCAGCCACGTTGTTGTCACCCGGTGGAACGTTGGTGTTCACGACTCCGAACCGCGAATCGTTCTTGCAACGATTTCAGTGGCAGTTGCTGGATTTACCGCCGCACCACATGAGCCGCTGGGACAAGCAATCATATGAAACGCTGACCAGCCACATGGGACTGGAATTGCGAGATGTTCGATTCGAACCGTTGGCGAAATATCACTATCGGTTTTATACGTCCAGCATGGTCCAGCATCTTCCCGAGCGGAGCATCCGCCGTCGACTGGCAAAGGTGGCGTGTCGTATCGGCTTTGCGATGTACCCGATGAAGCAATCGATCCAAGGTCACACAATCATGGCCATCATCACCCCTCCGTCGCCGACGATCGCGTCGCAAACGCGACGTGCTGCGTGATCGCAGGAGAGTTCTAAAGTCGGGCACCCTATGTGGACCCGCCACTCCGCTGGCGGGATCGAACTGCAAAGCAGTTCGAATCCTCATGATTTCCGCGGGTTTACGCCGCTCTTGATCGAGGCATCTGACCGGCACCGCTCAAGTCTGCGTATAGCGAACGGTAGGCGGCGGCTTCGCGTGCGGCTCCGAACTGAGTTTCCATCAGATGGCGAGAACGGCGACCCATGTCCGCCGTCCTCTCTGCGTCGAGCAACATCGCTCGCAACTTTTCACCCAAGTCGTCTGCGTTCCCAGTTTGGGCCAAGTACCCGTTCTGGCCCGCGCGAACGTAGTCGGGAATACCGCCGGCGTCGAATCCAACGATCGGTGTTCCGCACGCCATCGCTTCGAGTCCGGTCAGCGGCAAGTTGTCTTCCAGCGATGGCAGCACAAAAACGTCAGCCGCACTGTAGACGGCCCGCTGATTCAACAGCCCCTGCACCGCGCCGACGTGATGAATCTTTGGTCGAGCGTGTTCAGTGTCCGGCAGCATGCCGCTGCCGAAAACGAGTCCTTCGACACCGGGAAGGTTCGCAATGCTAGCGATCGCCTGCATCATTTCACGAGCGCCCTTGCGGCGGTTGTTGATGTCCATGGCGCCAAAGCAGAACACGGTCGCGTCTGGATCGATCCCCAGCCGGGCTCGCGCTTCCAAGCGATCCATCGGGTAATAGTCGTTCGTCGAAATGCCGTACGGGATATGATGAAACGATCGAGCACCGGCCAGCAAGTCACTTGATCGGGCCGCGTCGATCAACCATCGAC
Encoded proteins:
- a CDS encoding glycosyltransferase, whose translation is MQVSHFNSFLDGGAAAAAGRLHAELMRSGVDSRFYYSASQGHRPELDASYVAARWQRQGLVRDAVAYAKFRGARQSLKRITKQRPVGLEVFSSPQGSPHTPWPPTQHVDREDGNILHLHWIAKFLDYRSFFGSLPPDQPVVWTLHDMNAMTGGCHFSGGCERFKTGCGGCPQLPSNLATAGENDPSRRYFNEKKLALAGIDLHIAAPSRWLIDAARSSDLLAGARSFHHIPYGISTNDYYPMDRLEARARLGIDPDATVFCFGAMDINNRRKGAREMMQAIASIANLPGVEGLVFGSGMLPDTEHARPKIHHVGAVQGLLNQRAVYSAADVFVLPSLEDNLPLTGLEAMACGTPIVGFDAGGIPDYVRAGQNGYLAQTGNADDLGEKLRAMLLDAERTADMGRRSRHLMETQFGAAREAAAYRSLYADLSGAGQMPRSRAA
- a CDS encoding class I SAM-dependent methyltransferase, whose product is MDSPNIWSSSELATRYAKELDIDIVPFLRNDKITLTRNPQTGVMMFDGCIPGDGRFYEQLSKRSYYYMADKWEFRESIDQLADEPKDSRILEIGCGSGAFLDACRDASFTNVQGVEFNEKAIRECREKGHSVRNIDLASLAEAGEQFDHIFAFQVLEHVPDPDVFMKTAATLLSPGGTLVFTTPNRESFLQRFQWQLLDLPPHHMSRWDKQSYETLTSHMGLELRDVRFEPLAKYHYRFYTSSMVQHLPERSIRRRLAKVACRIGFAMYPMKQSIQGHTIMAIITPPSPTIASQTRRAA